A window of Marinobacter halotolerans genomic DNA:
CGTTCGTGGCGGGCTCTTTCTGGTTCACAGTCCGGTACACGTTATATGCCATGATCAACATGCCACTGAGGAAAATAACGCCACCGAAGAAGCGCACCAGATAACCGCCGTAGGAGGCCTCAAGGGATTCCACGAAGCTGTAGGTGAGCGTGCCGTCTTCGTTGACTGCGCGCCACATAAGACCCTGGGTAATGCCGTTGACCCACATGGCGACGATGTACAGAACGGTACCGATGGTGGCCAGCCAGAAGTGCAGGTTGATCAGCGGTGTGCTGTACATTTCCCGGACACCCCAGAGTTTCGGAACCAGGTGATAAACCGCGCCAATACTGATCATGGCAACCCAGCCAAGGGCGCCGGAGTGGACGTGGCCGATGGTCCAGTCGGTATTGTGGGAGAGCGCGTTCACGGTTTTGATGGACATCATTGGACCTTCAAACGTGGACATGCCGTAGAAGGACAGCGATACCACCAGGAAGCGCAGAATCGGGTCAGTGCGCAGTTTGTGCCAGGCCCCGGAGAGGGTCATCATGCCGTTGATCATGCCGCCCCAGGATGGCGCCAGCAGGATCAATGACATTACCATACCGGCGGTCTGCGCCCAGTCCGGTAGTGCCGAGTAGTGCAGGTGGTGACCGCCTGCCCAGACGTAGGTGGCGATCAGCGCCCAGAAGTGGACGATGGACAAACGGTAAGAGTAAACCGGGCGGTCTGCCTGCTTGGGCACGAAGTAGTACATCATGCCCAGGAAACCGGCTGTAAGGAAGAAGCCCACTGCGTTATGGCCATACCACCACTGCATCATCGCATCCGTTACGCCAGCGTAGGCCGAGTAGGACTTGAAAGCGCTGGCCGGCAGGGCCAGATTGTTGCCGATGTGGAGTATGGCAACGGTGACGATGAAGGCGCCATAGAACCAGTTAGCAACATAGATATGCGGGGTGCTGCGCTTCATGATGGTGCCGAAAAATACCAGTGCGTAGCTTACCCAGACAACAGCGATGGCAATGTCGATCGGCCATTCCAGCTCTGCGTATTCTTTCGAGCTTGTCAGGCCAAGGGGCAGGGTAATGGCTGCGGCAACAATGATTGCCTGCCAGCCCCAGAAGGTGAAGGCTGCAAGGCCATCAGAAATCAAACGTGCCTGGCACGTGCGCTGAACAACATAATAGGCTGTCGCAAACAGCGCGCTTCCGCCAAAGCCGAATATTACGGCATTGGTGTGCAGAGGCCGGAGGCGGCCGAAATGGGTCCAGGGCAGGTCAAGGTTGAGAGCGGGCCAATAAAGCTGCGCTGCGATCAGCACGCCAAGTCCCATTCCCACGATGCCCCATACGACGGTCATGATGGTGAACTGTCGCACCACCTTGTAGTTGTATGTCAGGTTTGAATTTGCTGTGGTCATAGCCTTACCAAGAGGGTTCAGAGTGAGGGAATCTGCGGGCGCAAGTATGGAGAATCGCTCCGCCGTTTGCAATGCGCTAGTTGACCCCGAGTGTTCTGTCAAATCCGCCCAAATCAGTAAGATGGCGAATGTATTATAGAATTCGCGCGGGTAGTTGCCGGAGTAGACAATGGTAAAAAAGATCCGGGGATACTCTGTATGTAGTCCACTGATCGGGAGACCGCAATGACAGTCGCAAGATTGCTGGAAAACAGGCCAGAAAAAATTGATAAATGTAAAAGAAAAAATAATTCTTTGATTCTGGCCCATGGGGCCGGGGCACCGGCCGACTCGGAGTTTATGGAGCGTCTGTCTGAAGCTCTGTGTGCGGAAGGCGTTGCAACTGTACGTTTCGAATTTCCATACATGGAACGCCGCCGGGAGGACGGGCGTAAGCGCCCGCCGGATCGCGCCCCTGTGCTGCTTTCGCGGTTTCGTGATGTGATCAGGGCGGTCATTGAGGATCCCGCCAGAAAAGGTGACCGGATATTTATCGGGGGAAAGTCCATGGGCGGCCGAATGGCAAGCCTGCTGGCAGCTGAGCCTGATCTGGCGGGTATCCTGGCCGGCTGCGTCTGCTTCGGCTACCCCTTCCATCCGCCGGGCAAGCCTGATCGCTGGCGGGTGGAGCATTTCGGGCGATTCGCCGTTCCGGTGCA
This region includes:
- a CDS encoding alpha/beta fold hydrolase → MILAHGAGAPADSEFMERLSEALCAEGVATVRFEFPYMERRREDGRKRPPDRAPVLLSRFRDVIRAVIEDPARKGDRIFIGGKSMGGRMASLLAAEPDLAGILAGCVCFGYPFHPPGKPDRWRVEHFGRFAVPVQIIQGTRDPFGKQSEVQDSPLVQVDSCGIYWLDGADHDFRPLARQPETQEQMIANAARIAAGFMAVRG
- the ccoN gene encoding cytochrome-c oxidase, cbb3-type subunit I: MTTANSNLTYNYKVVRQFTIMTVVWGIVGMGLGVLIAAQLYWPALNLDLPWTHFGRLRPLHTNAVIFGFGGSALFATAYYVVQRTCQARLISDGLAAFTFWGWQAIIVAAAITLPLGLTSSKEYAELEWPIDIAIAVVWVSYALVFFGTIMKRSTPHIYVANWFYGAFIVTVAILHIGNNLALPASAFKSYSAYAGVTDAMMQWWYGHNAVGFFLTAGFLGMMYYFVPKQADRPVYSYRLSIVHFWALIATYVWAGGHHLHYSALPDWAQTAGMVMSLILLAPSWGGMINGMMTLSGAWHKLRTDPILRFLVVSLSFYGMSTFEGPMMSIKTVNALSHNTDWTIGHVHSGALGWVAMISIGAVYHLVPKLWGVREMYSTPLINLHFWLATIGTVLYIVAMWVNGITQGLMWRAVNEDGTLTYSFVESLEASYGGYLVRFFGGVIFLSGMLIMAYNVYRTVNQKEPATNESAAVQAA